From a single Sediminibacterium sp. KACHI17 genomic region:
- a CDS encoding AAA family ATPase — translation MVTLAIYNLKGGVGKTAASINLAYASAKEGFKTLVWDLDPQGSSSFYLGAKAAIKNESRKILNSEMDLKDAIQSTAYENLDIIPADISARHADILLNEMKQSKRKLLSLLSALKNEYDIVILDSPPGISVLHDAVFVAADWVLMPNIPTTLSIRSFETVNDYFKENDLDRSKIKCFFSMVDHRKNLHHEVMNEFYKDKYFLKSYIPYLSDVEKMGVHEAPIETFAASSYAAQCYRDLWKEIRKNCIQ, via the coding sequence ATGGTCACATTAGCTATCTACAACCTCAAAGGTGGCGTAGGCAAAACTGCTGCGTCCATTAATCTGGCATACGCATCTGCCAAAGAAGGATTCAAAACACTGGTTTGGGATCTAGATCCACAAGGGTCTTCCTCTTTTTATCTCGGTGCCAAAGCCGCCATAAAAAATGAGTCCAGAAAAATTCTCAATAGTGAGATGGATTTAAAAGATGCCATTCAGTCTACTGCGTATGAAAACCTGGATATCATTCCAGCAGATATCTCTGCACGTCATGCCGACATCCTGCTGAATGAAATGAAGCAATCCAAGCGCAAACTGTTATCACTTTTATCTGCACTAAAAAACGAGTATGATATCGTGATACTGGATAGTCCACCCGGCATCTCTGTATTACACGATGCTGTTTTTGTAGCGGCAGACTGGGTGCTGATGCCTAATATTCCGACTACACTATCTATTCGTTCTTTTGAAACAGTGAATGATTATTTCAAAGAAAATGATCTGGATCGTTCCAAGATCAAATGTTTCTTTAGTATGGTGGATCATCGGAAAAACCTGCATCATGAAGTGATGAATGAGTTTTATAAAGACAAATATTTTCTCAAAAGCTATATACCCTATCTGAGTGATGTAGAGAAAATGGGTGTGCATGAAGCACCGATCGAAACCTTTGCTGCCAGTAGTTATGCGGCACAATGCTATCGTGATCTTTGGAAAGAGATCAGAAAGAATTGTATTCAGTAA
- a CDS encoding efflux RND transporter periplasmic adaptor subunit: MYPWAFAAIVMVACKSKKEEPRQQNGGPQAVIVDVIIAGKNSISNTIEVNGTVVANEAANLQPEVSGRLTYLNLPEGAKVSQGTVLARINDADLQANMQKIRVQLDLAQKNEARLKKLLDINGINQADYDAVLNQVNTLKADLDITQAQIDKTVLKAPFTGILGLRMISPGAYVTPATILATLQQTDKVKIDFTVPEMYTDVIGKGKTVNVKTTAGASVRKATIIATEPQIDATTRNLKVRAVLDGTNINPGAFVKVLLDAGGKSNSILVPTNAIIPDAKAKKVVVVKDGKGKLTDIVTGLRANGAAEVVSGLNEGDSIAVSGVLFVRPNSQIKVRSVKQISEFMGQQ, from the coding sequence ATGTATCCTTGGGCTTTCGCAGCCATCGTTATGGTAGCCTGCAAAAGCAAAAAAGAAGAACCACGTCAACAGAATGGAGGTCCACAGGCAGTGATCGTAGATGTGATCATCGCCGGAAAGAACAGTATTTCCAATACCATCGAAGTGAATGGTACAGTTGTAGCCAATGAAGCAGCCAATCTGCAACCCGAAGTGAGTGGTCGTTTGACTTATCTCAATTTACCAGAGGGTGCTAAAGTATCTCAGGGAACGGTATTGGCCCGAATCAACGATGCAGACCTGCAAGCCAATATGCAAAAGATCCGTGTTCAATTGGATCTGGCGCAGAAGAATGAGGCACGTTTGAAAAAATTATTGGATATCAATGGTATCAATCAGGCTGATTATGATGCGGTCCTCAATCAGGTCAATACATTGAAAGCAGACCTTGATATCACACAAGCTCAGATCGATAAAACGGTGCTCAAAGCTCCTTTCACAGGTATACTCGGTCTGCGGATGATCAGTCCGGGTGCTTATGTAACACCCGCTACTATTCTCGCTACTTTACAACAGACCGATAAAGTAAAGATCGATTTTACGGTTCCGGAAATGTATACCGATGTGATCGGTAAAGGAAAAACAGTGAATGTAAAAACCACTGCTGGTGCGTCTGTTCGCAAAGCTACCATCATTGCTACCGAACCTCAGATTGATGCCACTACCCGTAACCTTAAAGTTAGAGCGGTACTCGATGGCACCAATATCAATCCCGGTGCATTCGTGAAAGTATTACTGGATGCAGGTGGTAAGAGCAACAGTATTCTGGTTCCAACCAATGCGATCATCCCGGATGCAAAAGCCAAGAAAGTAGTAGTAGTGAAAGACGGAAAAGGTAAACTCACAGATATTGTAACAGGCTTACGTGCCAACGGTGCAGCGGAAGTGGTGAGCGGACTCAATGAAGGGGATAGTATTGCTGTATCAGGTGTATTGTTTGTTCGCCCTAATTCTCAAATAAAAGTGAGAAGTGTAAAACAGATCTCAGAATTCATGGGACAACAATAA
- a CDS encoding alpha/beta hydrolase-fold protein, giving the protein MERHLSSWYSPALGKEMPIASYGHFGFVLLLIPTAAADYLEYERFQLIDALAPYINSGKLRVFSIDSMNKESWMNNEMEPSHKAIRHNQFNEYVFNEVIPFIRTNTSNETMIYTCGASFGALHAMNLFLKRPDIINGAISMSGVYDLTEYTKGYWDDQVFYNSPAHYLPTLTDPWYLDKIKSSHHIHIYTGSGSYEDPEASKKFAGILYSKGIWYDLDVWGQDITHDWPTWRTMLPYIVDVKF; this is encoded by the coding sequence ATGGAAAGACATTTATCGTCGTGGTATAGTCCGGCATTGGGAAAAGAAATGCCGATCGCTTCTTATGGTCATTTCGGATTTGTGTTATTACTGATTCCTACAGCGGCAGCTGATTATCTGGAATATGAAAGATTTCAGTTGATTGATGCACTCGCGCCCTACATTAATAGTGGTAAGTTGCGTGTATTCAGCATTGATAGCATGAATAAAGAAAGCTGGATGAACAATGAGATGGAGCCCTCACATAAAGCCATTCGCCATAACCAGTTCAATGAATATGTTTTCAATGAAGTCATTCCTTTTATCAGAACCAATACGAGTAATGAAACAATGATCTACACTTGTGGAGCATCATTCGGAGCATTACATGCAATGAATTTGTTTTTGAAAAGACCTGATATCATCAATGGTGCTATTAGTATGAGTGGTGTCTATGATCTCACAGAATACACCAAAGGGTATTGGGATGATCAGGTATTTTACAATAGTCCGGCACATTATCTGCCCACACTTACTGATCCATGGTATCTCGATAAAATCAAATCGAGTCATCATATTCATATCTATACCGGTAGTGGTTCTTATGAAGATCCGGAAGCTTCTAAAAAATTTGCAGGCATCTTATACAGCAAAGGTATCTGGTATGACCTCGACGTATGGGGACAAGACATCACCCACGACTGGCCCACCTGGCGCACCATGTTGCCGTATATTGTGGATGTGAAGTTTTAG